Genomic segment of Arachis hypogaea cultivar Tifrunner chromosome 16, arahy.Tifrunner.gnm2.J5K5, whole genome shotgun sequence:
TCTGTGAGCTATTTTCAGATATCGCAACAAGGGTGCTCTAACTTATTGGATTCCTAATAATATTCTCACACATCGAAGGAGTATTTGGGACATAGAGGAATACTGGGATAGGAAGGGTAAGGCCAAGGTTAGTCGAGCATCTAGTACAAGAAGGTTATTACACACCAGTGGTTTTACAACATGTTACTACGTCAAAGAAAATGGTTCGTAACATATAGCCGATCATGAGCTAAGTATATTATTTACTTATATTTTCTTACATCTAtagtttttaaatataatttgactTCTACTGTATTGTCACCACAACTAAAGAGTGTGTTGGGTGATGGGTCTCTCAACTATTAAAAGTAAACTCTTCAAGCGGGTCTACAAAAGAAAGAACAACCACAACAAATGAGTTTATCAACACTTCGAGGGTATTCATGTGAGTTCAATTTCTCATATTTTTCAGTTAGACATTGTTTATAAAAATGTGCATATTTAATGCTTTTATGTTTTTCAATCTATGTCAGAATTGATTTGAGGAGAGCATGGAAAAAGTCAAGGAGCGTGCTATTCAAATCATAACTAGGAGCTAGAATAAACCACCTCCAATTTTAGAGCACTGAGTATAGACACAAATGGTCAATGGTGACAAATATGGGAGAATGTACGGTGTTGAGCACATTAATACCACAATTGTTCCTCGATTTAATGATACTCCAACGTTGGAGGACCATTCCGCTACGAGTGGGTCAAATCCGAGGGAGTAAATCACCATGTTCAACAAAGAGCTTAGCTAGCAGCTAGAATAGCAGGACTCGAAGAGTACAACAAGGTATGCGGAGTTGGAAGTACACTCACCAAAGGCTGCAGTAATAGATTACCCATCTCCAACAAAGCtttgacaatcaaaatgcaaAGATTCTTGATCTGAAAAGAATAGTCAGCTTGTTGTGCATATTCATTTAGTCCATATAGAACGACTCTTCAAACAATGGATAAAAGCTCCCTCCACCTCCTTTATGTCTTACAAAGCCATTAATGGTAAGCTCTGATATAATGATCCACCACCACCTAGATGACCTATATGCCCATCACAAGCATGATGTTGATGTCAAAGACCACAAATCCCTCGATGTGAACTACCCGTGAATATTATTTTATGACATTATTGATATTTGATATTTGTATggaatttatttgtttatattataataattgttACAAATATTTAGTtattagtaattaataaatataataattttcaattttataatttatcttattataattaatatataaacaatattttttgtaacaTAATTCCAATTGACCAATTTATGATATTATGTGTGTTCGCACCAATTTTCCAAAATGTTTTAAAACAGACTACAATATTTTTGAGCTATTGCAACATATACTGTAAACAAACGAAACTTAAAAAGTGTTGTCTAAAATTATCAAAAATGACGTCTAATATTTGTTGCAATGAAATAATGTTATTGCAACACTTTTGCAGTCAACACGTTATAAGCGTTTTCTTTAATCAATTAGAGAATATGTAAAAAACGTTACTTCAGTAAATTACACTTGCAACACTTATAATATTCATACATTACACTTTATGGcggttattttaaaatatttcataaaatttcTATTATAAGCGTCGTCTAAAACATATAAATGTATTTTCCACTTAAATTTTAACCTTCCCTCCAAATATAACAATGAAAATTACTCTTTTCctccttaattaaaaaaataaaaaagaaaatgattcaAACAATGAAATACATTAGCTttcatccattcattcatcatttTTGTGTTCATAACATTTAAATTAGAAACAAAATGCTATGAGGAGCCCGAGTCCCAACCCTATCATCATCTTTGGAATTTTCCTAAATCGATGCTACTCGTGGTTCCTTCTCTACTCGCACTGAATCATTCCTTCTCTCTTTGCATTCCTCTATACGACAACCTCTCTACTCGCGGTTTGTGGTGCATGTTCTTTCAATTGATGACTCCGTTGTTGAATCTCCTACGCCAGTTCGTGAAGGATCTCAACAGCAAGTCCGATTTAGAAGCTTAGTCTCACCGGATGATTACATCTTCGTATGCGGCTTCAGTTTTCTTGTCTCCGGTGCTttgcaactctctctctctctctctctctctctctctctctctctctctctctctctctctctctctctctctctctcttacacTCCTCTTTCCATCGTGTCTTAACGGTTGTGGTTAGTTTCTTCTTCACTCACGGCATTGTCAATCTCAAAACTGAGGTCCTTGTTACTTGCAATTATTCTGGTAATACTTAAGTTGAAATTTAGCAAAACTTCTACATAGTAGTATAATTGACGAAAAGTATTGATGTTATCAAAGTGATATGATGTTtactcaatttaatttatttattgttcaATTTGATTAAAATGAGCTTTGTGGTGTGGTGTGGTGTGATGATTGAGTTTGACGATTGTAGGATGTTGCAGCACTTTTCGTGGAGCCTTATAAAAGCCAAACAATTATTGTTAAtgttttttagattaaaaaaaaacaaaggtgCTAGATTTGAACTGCTCTATCTTGAATTATTAGTTACGAATATTTTTTTAAGGTCAACTTGTATTGCCTTGTAATaggaatttcactaatgaattttctttttttttttccaagggTCTCAGAAACTAGCATTTATAGAAAGAGAGAAGGAATATCGATTTTTGGCTGTGAGTAGCTTCCTTTATTATCTTAAATAACAATGGTTGTTATTTATAATgctaaaattaaatatttgatgCTAATATTTTATGTGATTTTGATGAGAAATTACTGCTTAATTATTTTTGGTCCTATAAAATCACTACAGTGGTTTATTGTTATGATATATTATTGTGGTAGAAATAGATAGCCAACCAGCAAAAGGCTTCACGAAATGATGTAAATTTTAGGCTTGTTATTCAATTATTGTTAGTGAAATCTCAATTTGGGGAATTTAACATTGGATTCATCTTTGTAGTGAAATTCAATTCTAAAGTTGAGACACAAATGGAAAAGAGTTGCAGACCTAGAAAATCCTTAAACACGCCAGGAAATTGTTGAAGTTTCAAATTAGGATCTCATCTTATAAAAATAGCTCAAATCAAAAGAATTCAATGTCTTAAGAAATATTTCAAATGAGAACATGCACAATTTAGTATGTTTCCAAATAATCTTATTATGAcctcttatatttttttattctgtaGTTTTTCTTATATTAATCAAATTCTTGACTTAATGCTTCCTATGATCTAATGGAAGCTAGTACTTTTGTTTTTGTAGAGGCAATCTAAGAGAGCTGTTGAGTTCTCATGGAGTATATTTAATTTTCAGAAGGACCAAGATGTTAGACTTAGACTTGGCTATGAAGTCTTTGAACAGGTTTTTCTAGTCTCTATTGCACTTCTGCTAATGCCATATGCATTTTGCTATGTCCTTCAATTTGTTGTTTGCATGTCTCTAATTGTTATTTGGTGTATGAGTTATTTATAGAAAATGAAATTggtttttgagatttttgagAAAATTTATCTAATGAATCATAGAATCCAAGAAGTAGATGTAGGATTCAACTCCAGTAATAGTTCTTCTCGTGATACACAATTAAACTAGAGAATGCTAAGAGCAGTGCTCCTGACAACTTTGAGTGTCATTGTGTGGTTTACTTTGAAATGTCATTCTTAAATGTGCAGGCCATACCCAATAGAGTCAATTATAAGGATAAAGGGGACAAGTGGACTCTTGATGATTTCaggttgttttctattttttaatttctcttaacAAAAATATTGAGATATGATGGTCATATTCATACTTGTCTTTTACATAACTCACTCATGATTTATAAAAGTTTCTTATCTTTGTTGAGTATATTATTTGCAGATTTAGCTATTATTTCTCTCCTTAAATAAAATTATGATCACTGTATTTAAATTTGGTATGAGTTAGGATTTGGAAAATTGAAATAATTGTCCAATACAGGGTGTTCTTACTATAAGCTTTTATGTACAACTTAACTGATCTAATACTTAGTTAACGTATCAATTTACTCATGGGAATTGCAAGCTCCATTCATTTATTTCCCTCAtatatttttaagaaataatGGTTTAAAGTTTAGTCCTTCAAGTTGAATTTTGTGAATTAATCTAATACCTATTTTCTGATATCACAAATTACAAAATGTTTTAATTAGTCTTAGGTGCAGGTGAAAACCTTTTTCTCAGTACCACAGTGCTAATCCTTGATGTTAATTATAGTTCTCAAATTCTAAAtcaaatattttgattttaagtTTGCAGTGCTTTCCATGCTGGACTAGCAGTGGCATGAGTAGAACGGTGGTAGAAGAAAACCTAGTAGTGAAGTTGAAAAAATCAACGACTCAAGTGCTTGAATTTGCACAACAAAGTAAAGAGTATGCACACAAACTTAttaaaattcatcttttattatATTGGTTCTTTTGGTTTCGTGATCAAGATTCACCACTACGCTCGATGTTTGAGAAATCTCAAACTTAGATAAATGCCAATCTTATGTCTAACCGAAGGTATTTTTGCATCTTACTTTTTAGGTTTGGGATTAATCCTTGTTGAATAAAGTTATTAGAGACAGAGCCAAGTAAAGAGGAACATGGTGGGAAGGTCTATATCAATACTCATTGTTCAAGACACAAGAcaccaaaaatgaaaaaatagaagCAAACCAAAAATAAAGGTGTGAGAAAAATGGAATAATTAATTATGCCCTTCTTGTATTGTTCAGTCGTTAGTTTTGTATTTAGCTCTTTTTAAGTCAGAACAAGTATTGTGTTTAAAGGCTTCTTATTAAATTAGCTTATCATATTTTGATATATGAATTAGAAATCTTTATATAATTATGTATAATATATTTGAAACTTTTAACATGATAATACTTATTGGTTTTGGCTCTTTTTTCATGTCTTTAATCTTATTGGACCCAAATTATAATTGAATGCTTAATTACGAGAAAAATGCCAAAATATAACTATGGTACTACCACAAGAAAAAAgcaataattttaaaatgttttatacaataataatataaaaggcAACATATCTAAATTGATGCCATAATAATAGTAAAAGAGACAATGCTTCTAAAGTGATGCCATAGTAGGTTGAATATGCATCACTTCCAAAGGTTGCTTTATCAAAAAGAAAAGGCAATGCTTTTTACTAGTTATAAAACATTAATAAAAAAGAGAACACTTAATAAGTGTTGTATTAGACTCTACCTTGAAGCGTTGTCTGTGTTTTAGAATAGGTGATGCAGGAGCATATATCTATACATTTATATTGTTAATTAAAGAAGTCTAGTTtagcatatattattatattgtgttATGAGTTAGTCCCATATCACCCGAGTCATGAAGATTCCCCCTCCCCTACTAGTATAAATATGTATATGTACCCCTTTTGCTTATGAAGTTGAGTTGATTGAGTTATATATGAAATAAGCTGTGTGCTTATTTTCCTCTAGGatctttgagagtaagaggtgcatTCTTGGATTAGCCAACCAAGGTGGGTTCTTGGCTACTTTTACCATAGTGGGGTTGTTAACCTCACCAAGACTGCTGACCCAAGCGACGTCCTGGCATcagtttggtatcagagcaatgtCGCTGTTGGTACAAGTCGTCGTCAGTGCGGATTGTTTGCTGCGAAGTTCCGGGTAGTAtcgttcttttctcttcttttggtGCCTTTTCTGTTGGTGATTATCTTCGTTCATTCCCATCATTATCACCATTGGTGCATTTCCATCATCATTGTGCATCCTCATCATAACATCGACACCCAAGCATCAACCTCATTGCATAGTAGTAAAAGATGGCTCCAAAGCATAGAACTACTTAAGAGATTGAAATGGAGGAGTTATGCCGTCAAGTTAAGGAGTTGCAAGAGCAGCTTGCAAAATATGAAGCAGCTCAAAATAATCATGGCAAGCAGAGTGATGATAGTTCTTCTAGTGAAGAGGATAATGCAaatcccttttattattattcttcgtCTGAAGATTTATCCTCACGAAGAACATGACACAACACAACTCACAAAGCTAAAGACTTAGGAATCAAAATTGATATTCCTGAGTTTGAAGGGAGACTCAAACCAAATTATTTTATTGACTGAATTTGCACAGTAGAAAGAGTGTTCGAGTTAAAAGACATTTCAGACGACACGTGAAACTTGTAGCTATCAAGTTGAAGAAGCATGCGTCAATATGGTGGAAGAATCTCAAGCGTCAGtgagaaagagaaggaagaagaaagaacagGACATGAGACAAAATGCATCGTGAGCTCAAGCGCAAGTTCCTTCCTGAACATTACAAGCAAGGCACCTTCATCAAATTTCATAATTTGAGGCAAAAGTCATTATCTGTAGAAGAATATACAATAGATTTCGAAGAGTTGCTTATGAAGTGTGACATTCAAGAGCCTGAAGAACAAACAATTGCTCGTTATCTTGGAGGACTGAATACAGAAATTTCTGATATCGTTCAGCTGCAACCATATTGGACCTTGGATGATGTCATTAGGTTGTCATTAAAGGTTGAAAAGCAAATAACACAAAGAAATAACACTCAATCGCCGATGGACAAAGAAGTCATCTTTGATGTTGAACAAGAAATGAAGACAGGATCTTATAAAAGCAACAAGGAGCGTGGATCATCAAGTAAAAAATGCTTCAAATGTCAAGGTTTTGGGCATATTGTTGTTGATTGTCCAAATAGAAGGGTTATCACTCTTGTCCAGGAAACAGTTAACGAAGAAACAATTCAGGAGCAAGAGGAGGAATGTGAGGTTGACTATGCTATTGAAGAAGTTCCAGCCGATTGTGGAGAAGTTTTAGTAGTTTGTCGAAGCTTGAATATTGCAAGGGTAATAGAAGACGAGAGTTGGCAACGCCACAACATCTTTCACACAAGATGCACAGTTGAAGAGAAGGTTTTGCAAGGTCATCATAGATAGCGGAAGTTGTGAAAATGTTGTCTCAAATTATATGGTACACAAACTGAAGCTTCCAACCGAGTTACATCGTCGTCCATACAAGTTGCATTGGTTAAAAAAGGAGAATGAAGTTAAAGTCACAAAATGATGTTTagtccaattttctttgggaAGTAAATACAAAGATAAAGTGTGTAGTGTGACGTCATCCCGATGGACGCGTGTCACCTACTGTTAGGGCGTCCTTGACAATATGATCGTCGAGCTATTCATGATGGTTTCAAAAATATATACTCTTTTATCAAAGATGGCAAGAAGATCATATTAACTCCTTTACAACATGTAGATGGTCAAAAGAATCAAGTTGAGCTATGCCTTTTAACATCTTTCAAGGTCAGATGCACTCACCAATAGAATCTTTTGCCAATACGAGATGAGTCTTTTTCAACCCAGGAAAGATAATGCAAGAGCTCTTTCCAACCCAGGGAGAATGATGCAGGAGCATATATCTTTACATTTGTGTTGTTAATTAAAGTAGTTTAGTTtagcatatattattatattgtgttATGAGTTAGTCCCACATCGCCCGAGTCTTGAAGATTCCCCCTCCCCTACTAGTATAAATATGCATATGTACCCCCCTTTTGCTTATGAAGTTGAGTTGATTGAATTATATATGAAATAAGTTGTGTGCTTATTTTCCTCTAGGCCCTTTGAGAGTAAGAGATGCATCCTTGACTTAGCCAACAAAGGTGGGTTCTTGGCTACtttcaccatagtggggttgTTAATCTCGCCAAGATTGGTGACTCAAGTGACGTCCCGGTGTCAATAGGCAACACTTTTTGAAGAGTTGCTTTCAAGATCTAATGCAACGGCCGCATCGGCaaattgttaggaaattatttaatttcctaatttatttgtggacaatacatatattaattattatcacaaattattctatttcaaattaaatgacttatataaaggtgatctcatttattgttataaatgctaaattaaataagtcataattacttttgatttggaattaaatgagaataaaaccggatattatcttttgttctttagataattatcttttggattttagatatattatcttttggactttagatactatcttattttggctttagggtttaatgggtgccatactcaaatataaatagaccttcagggtttcggtccccaacaTACCAAAGCTGCCTTTAttgctctttccccatcaaaagagtcaCAATTCAGCCGCCTAGGGAttcagaaggctttggttgaggaagatcgaaagaaccacaagactgATACAATTCTTCCatctaatttctaatttctacTAGTAAAGGTACGCTTTCGCATTatgatatttttggtgatttaatatggatgatctgggttaataaaattaatttattccaacaagtaGTATCAGAACCATCCATAATTTAGTCATAAAAAATAtcagttttctttctttttattgtttCAATCGATATATATGTGTATGTGCACATTATATATAACTGGTACTGATGCACGAGCacaaggattaattttttttaatgcaaatacCCTGTATTGCAATTCTTTATACACATACGTATATTATGGGTGTGCTACTGTGCATATATGTATAGCTTTATTATGCCTTTGGTATGGCTTTAATATTATTGCGTGTATATACATATTATTGGCCGcgcatatatatattttactgtatccaattttttttaattcgatataataattgatttattcTGAAACATAAAATATAGAGTATTAATATATATGATTGTTTCAGATTTAATTATGTGTGCTATTAATTTAGTATACAATTGATTAACAATTCCTTTTGGGATATAAGGATTATTATGTATATGTCACTTATGCGAATATTAATCTACCCAAAGAAAGATCTATATTTGGCCTAGTTAtgtatacatattaataatatttgaataataaaaaaatattatttaattgctACATAAGGACACTAGTAACAATTTGGATTATTATACCCacctattttataaagatttagttttggaataaattgattgaacattatgctgtcaaagtagcctcttttgtaaaaattgatttatttaaaacattagGAATATGGTGATATGTAATTCATGCAATATTGGTCAGCCCAAAGGAAGAcctatatttggccgaattacatacacatattaatggtaaataaatatttgggtaactgattaagaataaagtaatacttattatttatgcgaacaataatcggcccaagggaagtttattgtttggccaaataataagcattgcacacttttgtttattttctattaattatgcgatcaataatcggcccaaaggaaggttattgtttggccaattaataaaaaatatatgcagtaataaataggttgcgaagtttaagtttccatgtgcgcattaagtcAGTCCAAAGAAACGCTTAATGTGTGACaagaattttgacaatatttgattactgcaatgagagtatcacttacagttaatttttctatccaaagattgaaaattaatgttgttctagatatctcaatatggatttttttcattatttaactaatgtttactgcatattcttttgttctaatccagaaactatggttttagctaccaatgtttctgcacaaattagcagtattcctatgctgaatggttcaaactttaaagtttggaaggataccgtggagattgtcctcggttgtatggatctagatatagctcttcgagaggagaaacccacttccacGCCAGAAAACCttaatgaggttaaaatagagaagtgggagagatccaatcgaatgagcattatgatcatgaaacgctcaattcctAAGGCACttcggggctcaattactgaggataaagatgccaaacagttcctaaaggatgttgaaaaattctttactaagaatgaaaaggcggaggcaagtagtcttttgagcaaacttgtctccatgaggtataaaggtaaagggaacataaggaagtacattatggaaatgtctcatcttgcttcaaaattgaaagcactaaagttagagttgtctgaagatttactcgtgcatttcattttgatttcccttcctgaacactttgggcaattcaaagtgagttataacactctgaaggacacttggtccATAAATGAGCTTATATttcactgtgtgcaagaagaagagaggctacagcaagataagactgaaagtgctcacatggcttcatcttctcagtataaaagaaagcgtgatactactgcggatgtgccttctcagcagaaaaaggctaagaaacaggatcaagtttcaacctatttcttctgtaagaaggtgggacacattgaagaaggattgtaccaaatatgccacctggcgtgtaaagaagggtataattcttactttcgtttgttctgaggctagtttaagttatgcacctgttgatacttggtgggtagattctactgctactactcatgtaagtgttactatgcaggGTTACCTGTGGAGCCAaccgccaagtgatgctgaaagatacatctatgtggcagacggcaatatagttacagtcgaagctataggaacctttagattatgttccacgagtggattttacttggatttattagagacattttatgtaccgtcatttagacggaatttggtttctgtttctcgtttggacaaattaggttatttttgttcgttcggagataataaagtcagtctcttctataatttgaataatatttgttctggtcatttggtggataatctatataggcttgaattaaattcctataataatgaaatactacAAACAGgtacaaaatgaaaactaaatgagaattcggcatcattatggtacaaacgcctaggtcacatctctaaacagaaaattcagaggctcgtgtcggatgaaattcttggacccctaaatttggcggactttgaagtctgcattgagtgcataaaggggaaaaggacaaacgaaaggaaattaggtTTCGATAGAgttaaagatgtcttagaactgatacataccgatatatgtggcccattcccttctgtctcttggaatggacaacggtactttattacgttcatagatgattactctcattacgggtatctatatttaattcatgaaaagtcccaagccttggatgttttcaagtctttcaaagctgaagttgaacttcaacttggaaagaaaattaaagttgtCAAATCTGATGGTGGAGGTGAATACTATGGAAGATATGAtggttcaggtgagcaacgtctcgggccttttgctcttttcctagaggagtgtggtattgttccacaatacaccatgccaggcaaacctagcatgaatggtgttgcagagcgaagggaccgaactcttaaggacatggtgagaagtatgattagtcattcttccttgcctgaatcactctAGGGAGAAGCCTTAaaaggacatggtgagaagtatgattagtcattcttccttgtctgaatcactctggggagaagccttaaagaccgcagtgtacatccttaatagggtgccaagcaaagcagttaacaaaactcCTTATGAAATTTAGACTGCAAAAAGgcccagtataaagcatttgcatatttggggatgtccagcagaggcgcgaccttataggccacatgaaagaaaattggactcaaggacaattagttgctCCTTTGTTGGTTATGCTGAGTGTTCACGgtggtacaagttttacaatcctgcatcaaggtctatttttgaaaTGGAAAAcgcgagatttcttgaggatgttaaGTTTGGGGGGGAAGGAAATATTAGAAAttttgcttttgatgaggattctgtaaCTGATAATAATAAGTTCTTTAtacctattattgttcaagatacagttatagtacaagagcacaatAAGAATCCTACTATAGATTcagttacagtacaagagaaTAATAAGAATATCGTTGTTGCTTAAGATACTGCTATAGCAcaagaaaataatgagaatcctcctcaactCCAATCCATgcagcaagctcaacaacctcaaagAAGTACCATTAATGAGAtccaatagaaaaaaatgagaaaatccatctatgatctcaaacaagcttcccgttaatggtatcacaagtttcatCAAGTTATTACCTCATATGGTTTTAAGGTAAATATTATAGAGAaatgtgtataccgcaagttcagtgggagtaaatacttttttttggttttatatgttgatgacatac
This window contains:
- the LOC140180249 gene encoding uncharacterized protein, which produces MVEFNDIVSSVQPAPTNRVRYRNKGALTYWIPNNILTHRRSIWDIEEYWDRKGKAKVSRASSTRRLLHTSGFTTCYYVKENGSQKLAFIEREKEYRFLARQSKRAVEFSWSIFNFQKDQDVRLRLGYEVFEQAIPNRVNYKDKGDKWTLDDFSLQCFPCWTSSGMSRTVVEENLVVKLKKSTTQVLEFAQQSKEFGINPC